In Babylonia areolata isolate BAREFJ2019XMU chromosome 10, ASM4173473v1, whole genome shotgun sequence, the following proteins share a genomic window:
- the LOC143286628 gene encoding uncharacterized protein LOC143286628, with translation EEGGGEEEEEEEEEEEPPVPPLTPPAPTFPSPPPPVPPPPLPPLEIEDCVIQFQNNTTTDADRMSRRFGSQSRVG, from the exons gaagaaggaggtggagaagaagaagaagaagaagaagaagaagaagaa ccacccgtaccaccactgacaccccctgcccccacattcccctcccctccccctcccgtcccccccccccccctgccccccttggAGATCGAAGACTGTGTGATACAGTTccagaacaacaccaccactgatgCAGACCGGATGAGCCGT AGATTTGGTTCACAGTCGCGTGTGGGGTAG